Proteins encoded by one window of Cyprinus carpio isolate SPL01 chromosome B6, ASM1834038v1, whole genome shotgun sequence:
- the LOC109053352 gene encoding eukaryotic translation initiation factor 4B-like isoform X1, whose product MLPSEDAFQAKKNKKKGKTLTLNDFLANDSSGSVPPSYPSTKTTSWADETDDLDGDVSTSWHTVEDTYRAPPIDRSILPTAPRAAREPNIDRSRLPRSPPYTAFLGNLPYDVSEESIKEFFRGLAISQVRLPREPSNPERLKGFGYAEFDDVESFLRALSLNEENLGNRRIRVDIADQSNDKERDSGTMFGRDRDRGRGMDSGPDKTDSDWRARPSGDQDDAPRKDDGYGDRSRDRYESDRFRDAPRRDDRYDSGRDRFSGRDRYDDRGSRDYDRGGYDSRGGGGRRGFSSGFRRDFDGDREERSDRREEGREERGPLQRPKLNLKPRSIPKEEEQSASLSPQSNTANSSRASSIFGAAKPVDTAAKEREMEERLKKEQERLQKQLEEDKNRASERRPRDRDLSWRNEEPSNERRQTGSEFSQPKGSRSQDGEHSENEVFSGQEDEPISPACSSPSSNQGGLPLKVMPAPPPKENAWAKRSTGGGANEKEGPPSAAPSNKSALKPNRSAEERVLDENQVDGIRRDKVVPQGGGGGVGRGGAWGRGVDCPNKDEQRETADRKEVRRERDPRIASEPKKYEESAPPQFSSASKFSALLMDGDQGEEDGEE is encoded by the exons atgctgccttcggaggacgcattccaag ctaagaagaataagaagaagggCAAGACCCTGACCCTGAATGACTTCCTTGCGAATGATAGCAGTGGCAGTGTACCCCCCAGTTACCCCAGCACAAAGACCACCAGCTGGGCAGATGAGACTGATGACTTGGATGGAGATG TCTCAACTTCCTGGCATACTGTGGAGGATACGTATCGAGCTCCTCCCATCGACCGCTCCATCCTCCCAACTGCACCTCGTGCAGCACGGGAACCAAACATTGACCGCTCTCGGCTGCCACGCAGCCCACCCTACACTGCCTTCCTCGGTAACCTTCCCTATGATGTCAGCGAGGAATCCATCAAAGAATTCTTCAGGGGCCTTGCG aTCAGTCAAGTACGTTTGCCACGGGAGCCTAGTAACCCAGAGAGGCTTAAGGGTTTTGGTTATGCAGAATTTGATGATGTTGAATCCTTCTTGCGTGCGCTCAGTCTAAATGAGGAG AATCTTGGGAACAGACGGATCCGGGTGGATATCGCAGATCAATCCAATGACAAAG AGAGGGACAGTGGGACAATGTTTGGGCGAGACAGGGATAGAGGTCGTGGGATGGACAGTGGGCCTGATAAGACAGATTCTGATTGGAGGGCACGGCCAAGCGGGGACCAGGATGATGCACCACGTAAAGACGATGGATATGGTGACA GGTCACGTGACCGCTATGAGTCGGACCGATTCAGAGATGCTCCAAGACGTGATGATCGTTATGACAGCGGTCGAGATCGCTTCAGTGGTAGAGACCGCTATGATGACAGAGGTAGCCGAGACTATGATCGTGGAG GTTATGACTCACGTGGTGGTGGAGGGCGTCGAGGATTCAGCAGTGGCTTCAGGAGAGACTTTGATGGAGATCGAGAAGAGCGTTCAGACAGGAGGGAAGAGGGACGAGAAGAGAGGG GCCCTCTACAGAGGCCCAAGTTAAACCTGAAGCCACGGAGCATCCCAAAAGAGGAGGAACAGAGTGCAAGCTTGTCTCCCCAGAGTAACACTGCTAATTCCAGCAGGGCTTCCTCTATATTTGGAGCAGCCAAACCTGTGGACACAGCCGCcaaggagagagagatggaggagaggcTGAAGAAAGAACAAGAACGACTCCAGAAACAATTGGAAGAGGACAAGAACAGGGCCTCGGAGAGACGACCACGAGACCG aGACTTGAGTTGGAGAAATGAAGAGCCATCTAATGAGCGTCGACAAACAGGAAGTGAATTCTCACAACCTAAAG GATCTAGGAGTCAAGATGGTGAACATTCAGAGAATGAAGTCTTCAGTGGACAAGAGGATGAGCCGATCTCTCCTGCATGTTCATCACCCTCTTCCAATCAGGGAGGGCTTCCACTGAAAGTAATGCCAGCTCCTCCACCTAAAGAGAACGCATGGGCCAAACGCAGCACAGGGGGTGGTGCTAATGAGAAGGAAGGACCACCCTCAGCTGCCCCTAGCAACAAAAGCGCTCTTAAACCCAACAG GTCAGCTGAAGAGAGAGTATTGG ACGAAAACCAAGTTGACGGCATTCGAAGGGATAAAGTTGTGCCtcagggaggaggaggaggagttgGGAGAGGAGGGGCTTGGGGAAGAGGAGTTGACTGCCCAAACAAAGACGAACAGAGAGAAACTGCAGACAG GAAGGAGGTCAGACGGGAACGAGATCCCAGAATAGCCTCAGAACCAAAGAAATATGAAGAGAGCGCTCCTCCT CAATTCAGCTCCGCAAGTAAGTTTTCTGCCCTACTAATGGATGGAGACCAGGGAGAAGAAGATGGAGAGGAATGA
- the LOC109053352 gene encoding eukaryotic translation initiation factor 4B-like isoform X2, with protein MAASAKKNKKKGKTLTLNDFLANDSSGSVPPSYPSTKTTSWADETDDLDGDVSTSWHTVEDTYRAPPIDRSILPTAPRAAREPNIDRSRLPRSPPYTAFLGNLPYDVSEESIKEFFRGLAISQVRLPREPSNPERLKGFGYAEFDDVESFLRALSLNEENLGNRRIRVDIADQSNDKERDSGTMFGRDRDRGRGMDSGPDKTDSDWRARPSGDQDDAPRKDDGYGDRSRDRYESDRFRDAPRRDDRYDSGRDRFSGRDRYDDRGSRDYDRGGYDSRGGGGRRGFSSGFRRDFDGDREERSDRREEGREERGPLQRPKLNLKPRSIPKEEEQSASLSPQSNTANSSRASSIFGAAKPVDTAAKEREMEERLKKEQERLQKQLEEDKNRASERRPRDRDLSWRNEEPSNERRQTGSEFSQPKGSRSQDGEHSENEVFSGQEDEPISPACSSPSSNQGGLPLKVMPAPPPKENAWAKRSTGGGANEKEGPPSAAPSNKSALKPNRSAEERVLDENQVDGIRRDKVVPQGGGGGVGRGGAWGRGVDCPNKDEQRETADRKEVRRERDPRIASEPKKYEESAPPQFSSASKFSALLMDGDQGEEDGEE; from the exons ctaagaagaataagaagaagggCAAGACCCTGACCCTGAATGACTTCCTTGCGAATGATAGCAGTGGCAGTGTACCCCCCAGTTACCCCAGCACAAAGACCACCAGCTGGGCAGATGAGACTGATGACTTGGATGGAGATG TCTCAACTTCCTGGCATACTGTGGAGGATACGTATCGAGCTCCTCCCATCGACCGCTCCATCCTCCCAACTGCACCTCGTGCAGCACGGGAACCAAACATTGACCGCTCTCGGCTGCCACGCAGCCCACCCTACACTGCCTTCCTCGGTAACCTTCCCTATGATGTCAGCGAGGAATCCATCAAAGAATTCTTCAGGGGCCTTGCG aTCAGTCAAGTACGTTTGCCACGGGAGCCTAGTAACCCAGAGAGGCTTAAGGGTTTTGGTTATGCAGAATTTGATGATGTTGAATCCTTCTTGCGTGCGCTCAGTCTAAATGAGGAG AATCTTGGGAACAGACGGATCCGGGTGGATATCGCAGATCAATCCAATGACAAAG AGAGGGACAGTGGGACAATGTTTGGGCGAGACAGGGATAGAGGTCGTGGGATGGACAGTGGGCCTGATAAGACAGATTCTGATTGGAGGGCACGGCCAAGCGGGGACCAGGATGATGCACCACGTAAAGACGATGGATATGGTGACA GGTCACGTGACCGCTATGAGTCGGACCGATTCAGAGATGCTCCAAGACGTGATGATCGTTATGACAGCGGTCGAGATCGCTTCAGTGGTAGAGACCGCTATGATGACAGAGGTAGCCGAGACTATGATCGTGGAG GTTATGACTCACGTGGTGGTGGAGGGCGTCGAGGATTCAGCAGTGGCTTCAGGAGAGACTTTGATGGAGATCGAGAAGAGCGTTCAGACAGGAGGGAAGAGGGACGAGAAGAGAGGG GCCCTCTACAGAGGCCCAAGTTAAACCTGAAGCCACGGAGCATCCCAAAAGAGGAGGAACAGAGTGCAAGCTTGTCTCCCCAGAGTAACACTGCTAATTCCAGCAGGGCTTCCTCTATATTTGGAGCAGCCAAACCTGTGGACACAGCCGCcaaggagagagagatggaggagaggcTGAAGAAAGAACAAGAACGACTCCAGAAACAATTGGAAGAGGACAAGAACAGGGCCTCGGAGAGACGACCACGAGACCG aGACTTGAGTTGGAGAAATGAAGAGCCATCTAATGAGCGTCGACAAACAGGAAGTGAATTCTCACAACCTAAAG GATCTAGGAGTCAAGATGGTGAACATTCAGAGAATGAAGTCTTCAGTGGACAAGAGGATGAGCCGATCTCTCCTGCATGTTCATCACCCTCTTCCAATCAGGGAGGGCTTCCACTGAAAGTAATGCCAGCTCCTCCACCTAAAGAGAACGCATGGGCCAAACGCAGCACAGGGGGTGGTGCTAATGAGAAGGAAGGACCACCCTCAGCTGCCCCTAGCAACAAAAGCGCTCTTAAACCCAACAG GTCAGCTGAAGAGAGAGTATTGG ACGAAAACCAAGTTGACGGCATTCGAAGGGATAAAGTTGTGCCtcagggaggaggaggaggagttgGGAGAGGAGGGGCTTGGGGAAGAGGAGTTGACTGCCCAAACAAAGACGAACAGAGAGAAACTGCAGACAG GAAGGAGGTCAGACGGGAACGAGATCCCAGAATAGCCTCAGAACCAAAGAAATATGAAGAGAGCGCTCCTCCT CAATTCAGCTCCGCAAGTAAGTTTTCTGCCCTACTAATGGATGGAGACCAGGGAGAAGAAGATGGAGAGGAATGA